From the genome of Endozoicomonas sp. NE40, one region includes:
- a CDS encoding cysteine dioxygenase has translation MPETTMPNALRNAALKVGFDTPSSENLPIEGQGTVSVQIKNNDKPFKVIFYSDKPDISQEVQIHVHPGCVSFFEVSGSDSKMVAEKTGTVIGLDQDKEAVYWFSIFGQNRTVNYGKGEMRKLTELAHYTFEDDSEKEDEKDSEKPSRFWMQSLNKVRIEDTEINKDHSNIWRDPVTIDPALLVVANDQYSMMDAAWSRTTVVENLSAACQKLYANVAGHHFTLNTPDFPDFTDAIENSIRNENGWCYQTLLKKKDEFGESDDTNGTYIRITLGQNQGWSPGVPFVLEIWPHQHYSPIHNHAGANAIIKVLHGEITVKLFSMLSEHHKKPFAQKTFLPGQTTWITPEINQTHQLINDSAEDKTCMTIQCYAYGKDNDTHYEYFDFLDTEGNIGHFDPVSDMGFTEFKELMRQEWQGMMRSKNWPEPEID, from the coding sequence ATGCCCGAAACGACCATGCCGAACGCGTTACGCAACGCCGCCTTAAAAGTTGGTTTTGATACGCCCTCTTCTGAAAACCTGCCAATAGAGGGACAGGGCACCGTCTCTGTTCAGATAAAGAACAATGATAAGCCTTTCAAGGTTATTTTTTATTCCGATAAGCCTGACATTAGTCAGGAAGTCCAGATTCATGTACACCCCGGCTGTGTTTCATTTTTTGAAGTCTCTGGCTCAGACAGCAAAATGGTAGCAGAAAAAACAGGCACCGTGATCGGGCTCGACCAGGATAAGGAAGCGGTGTACTGGTTCAGTATCTTTGGTCAGAACAGAACCGTTAATTATGGCAAAGGTGAAATGCGAAAGCTGACAGAGCTGGCGCACTACACCTTTGAAGATGATTCAGAAAAAGAGGACGAAAAAGATTCAGAAAAACCATCCAGGTTCTGGATGCAGAGCTTGAACAAAGTCCGGATTGAAGACACAGAAATAAACAAAGACCATTCCAACATCTGGCGCGACCCGGTGACGATTGATCCGGCATTACTGGTTGTTGCCAATGACCAGTATTCCATGATGGACGCAGCGTGGAGCCGGACCACCGTGGTTGAGAATCTCTCTGCGGCCTGTCAGAAACTGTACGCCAATGTTGCGGGTCATCACTTTACCCTGAATACGCCGGACTTTCCGGATTTTACTGACGCAATAGAAAACAGCATTCGTAATGAAAATGGCTGGTGCTACCAAACACTGCTAAAGAAAAAAGATGAGTTTGGGGAGTCCGACGATACCAACGGGACTTATATAAGGATTACTCTGGGTCAAAATCAGGGGTGGAGTCCGGGTGTGCCGTTTGTACTGGAAATATGGCCGCACCAGCACTACTCACCCATCCATAATCATGCGGGCGCAAATGCCATTATAAAAGTCCTGCACGGGGAAATTACCGTAAAATTATTTTCGATGTTGTCAGAGCATCACAAAAAACCGTTTGCTCAAAAAACATTTTTACCGGGGCAGACTACCTGGATCACGCCTGAAATCAATCAAACGCATCAATTGATTAATGACAGTGCGGAAGATAAAACCTGTATGACGATCCAGTGCTACGCCTACGGCAAAGATAATGACACGCACTATGAGTATTTCGACTTTCTTGATACGGAAGGCAATATTGGCCATTTTGATCCGGTCAGCGATATGGGGTTCACCGAATTCAAAGAGTTAATGCGTCAGGAGTGGCAGGGAATGATGCGTTCGAAAAATTGGCCAGAGCCAGAAATTGATTAA